One region of bacterium genomic DNA includes:
- a CDS encoding tRNA-dihydrouridine synthase, with amino-acid sequence MSKPDLVKTFRERITGGLVSAPLAGTSDVPWYRLLAGEGISAFWTEMTTADGLFRGGRKTRAMLTPEPGRPGDPPRPLPRLHPDLGVPVVCQLFGHLPEAFAYAARFVELCGYDALDLNFGCPAKKVVRSGNGVALMRDLPLAVEIASATLESTSLPVTAKLRLGFASDPRIFLRLATELDGLGITALTLHPRTWEDGFSGVSDWSAIAELVGAVRCPVIGNGDVKNPEDARRMLESTGCHAVMAGRALIGEPWQARRMAQVLGGEEVGPEADWPERVGWTRRHGRLLCDFYGEKRAMFRVRRFALHYLRGVEGAGELRRRMAVVADSAEFERLLNEALAL; translated from the coding sequence ATGTCCAAACCGGACCTCGTAAAAACATTCCGGGAGCGGATTACCGGCGGGCTCGTCTCCGCCCCCCTGGCCGGCACCAGCGACGTACCCTGGTACCGTCTCCTCGCCGGGGAGGGGATTAGCGCCTTCTGGACGGAGATGACCACCGCCGACGGGCTTTTCCGGGGGGGCCGTAAGACGCGGGCCATGCTGACCCCGGAACCCGGGCGGCCCGGAGATCCGCCCCGCCCCCTCCCCCGCCTGCACCCCGACCTGGGCGTGCCGGTGGTCTGCCAGCTCTTCGGCCACCTCCCGGAAGCCTTCGCCTACGCTGCCCGGTTCGTCGAGCTCTGCGGCTACGACGCCCTCGACCTGAACTTCGGCTGCCCGGCGAAGAAGGTCGTGCGATCGGGGAACGGGGTGGCACTCATGCGCGACCTGCCGCTGGCCGTCGAGATTGCGTCGGCGACCCTGGAGTCCACCTCTCTACCGGTCACCGCCAAGCTGCGCCTGGGCTTCGCCTCGGACCCGAGGATTTTCCTGCGCCTGGCGACGGAGCTGGACGGGCTGGGAATCACCGCCCTCACGCTCCATCCCCGCACGTGGGAGGATGGTTTCTCCGGCGTCTCCGACTGGTCGGCCATCGCCGAGCTCGTGGGAGCGGTGCGTTGTCCCGTCATCGGCAACGGCGACGTGAAGAACCCCGAGGACGCGCGCCGTATGCTGGAATCCACGGGGTGCCACGCGGTGATGGCGGGTCGGGCGCTCATCGGTGAGCCCTGGCAGGCGCGGCGCATGGCGCAGGTGCTGGGGGGGGAGGAGGTCGGACCCGAGGCGGACTGGCCGGAGCGGGTCGGGTGGACGCGCAGGCACGGGCGGCTGCTCTGCGATTTCTACGGCGAGAAGCGGGCGATGTTCCGGGTGCGGCGCTTCGCCCTGCACTACCTCCGCGGGGTGGAGGGAGCGGGGGAGCTGCGTCGCCGGATGGCCGTGGTCGCCGATTCGGCCGAGTTCGAGCGCCTTCTGAACGAGGCCCTGGCCCTCTGA
- the recG gene encoding ATP-dependent DNA helicase RecG: protein METGLESVARRIARPLEALERSGYALADRMPDLGARLLGWLDELESDSDALGRCRDLVLGLDSLPADRRADRLRKFTREWREYLKQKACPKPSEPPLPKDGWSVDDLAGRPLLYEKGVGPARYERLKRLGLFTVDDLFACEPRGYQDRSRLVPLDRLRAGEEVTVVGELRSVELIRGFRGRKPRLSAILTGEGGSLVLTWFNALYLAEKLRPGRRLVAFGKVSPQDGGALINPDFEFLDAGEDPLAFGRIVPTYGLTEGLGQRYLRTLVRRVLDRYLPKLQDHVPEEVWAPRGLPGLAEAFEHLHYPPDLDAPERARRRLAFDGLFLLQLAVLRERMRLDKTSGGRIEAGGELVRRALDKLGFELTGAQKRVLERIRHDLAQSRPMNRLLQGDVGSGKTVVALLAMLLAVEAGWQAALMAPTEVLARQHHRTFRRVLDPLGVPCHLVTGGVKDRARRPALEAIAAGEPGVTIGTTALIQEGVVFPRLGLAVVDEQHRFGVAQRGRLCPPSTNVLVMTATPIPRSLALTVYGDLDSSVIDELPPGRRPVETRWLSGRNAREAFDFIREEAARGRQAFVVCPLVEESLEKGLAAATARYDELREGPLAELRLGLVHGRLDSLEKERTMRSFATGKLDVLVATTVVEVGIDVPNATVMVVEEAQQFGLSQLHQLRGRVARSPHSARCYLVSGRGLTDAAKRRLRAMTETDDGFRLAELDLELRGPGELLGTRQHGLPDVALATLVTDRRMLEEAREAARRLLEDDPELEKHPRLKRRLESVYGSGDLGVVA from the coding sequence GTGGAGACCGGACTTGAAAGCGTCGCCCGCCGGATAGCCCGCCCGTTGGAGGCCCTCGAGCGGAGCGGATACGCCCTGGCCGACCGGATGCCGGACCTGGGGGCGCGGCTCCTGGGCTGGCTGGACGAGTTGGAATCGGACTCCGACGCCCTGGGGCGTTGCCGGGATCTCGTCCTCGGTCTGGATTCCCTGCCCGCCGACCGGCGGGCGGACCGCCTGCGTAAATTCACCCGGGAATGGCGTGAATATCTGAAGCAAAAGGCGTGCCCGAAGCCGTCCGAACCTCCCCTGCCGAAAGATGGGTGGAGTGTGGACGATCTGGCCGGGCGTCCCCTGCTCTACGAGAAGGGCGTCGGTCCCGCCCGGTACGAGCGCCTGAAGAGGCTCGGCCTCTTCACCGTGGACGATCTCTTCGCCTGCGAGCCCCGCGGTTACCAGGACCGGTCGCGCCTGGTCCCGCTGGACCGGCTGCGGGCGGGGGAGGAGGTCACCGTGGTCGGCGAGCTCAGGAGCGTGGAGCTCATCCGCGGTTTCAGGGGTCGAAAACCGCGCCTGAGCGCGATTTTGACCGGAGAGGGCGGGAGCCTCGTCCTCACCTGGTTCAACGCGCTGTACCTGGCGGAAAAGCTCAGGCCCGGCCGCCGCCTGGTGGCCTTCGGCAAGGTCAGCCCTCAGGACGGCGGCGCTCTCATCAACCCCGATTTCGAGTTCCTGGACGCGGGCGAGGACCCCCTGGCCTTCGGACGCATCGTGCCCACCTACGGCCTGACGGAGGGGCTCGGTCAGCGCTACCTCCGCACGCTCGTCCGCCGCGTTCTCGACCGGTACCTGCCGAAACTCCAGGACCACGTTCCCGAAGAGGTGTGGGCGCCCCGGGGGCTGCCGGGGCTGGCCGAGGCGTTCGAGCACCTCCACTACCCGCCCGACCTCGACGCCCCCGAGAGAGCCCGCCGGCGCCTGGCCTTCGACGGCCTGTTCCTCTTGCAGTTGGCGGTCCTGCGCGAGCGGATGCGCCTTGATAAAACCTCGGGCGGCAGGATCGAGGCCGGGGGCGAGTTGGTCCGCCGCGCCCTCGACAAGCTGGGCTTCGAGCTCACCGGAGCGCAGAAACGCGTCCTGGAACGCATCCGCCACGACCTGGCCCAGTCGAGACCCATGAACCGTCTCCTCCAGGGCGACGTTGGGTCGGGGAAGACGGTCGTGGCCCTCCTGGCGATGCTCCTGGCGGTGGAAGCCGGGTGGCAGGCGGCGCTCATGGCGCCCACCGAGGTGCTCGCCCGACAGCACCACCGCACCTTCCGCCGCGTTCTCGATCCGCTCGGCGTGCCCTGCCATCTCGTCACGGGCGGCGTGAAGGACCGCGCCCGGAGGCCGGCACTCGAGGCGATTGCTGCCGGCGAGCCCGGCGTAACCATCGGTACCACCGCGCTCATCCAGGAGGGAGTCGTTTTCCCCCGCCTGGGTCTGGCCGTGGTTGACGAGCAGCACCGCTTCGGCGTGGCCCAACGCGGCAGGCTCTGCCCGCCCTCGACCAACGTCCTGGTGATGACGGCCACACCCATCCCCCGCTCCCTGGCGCTCACCGTTTACGGCGACCTGGATTCCTCGGTCATTGACGAGCTCCCCCCCGGTCGCCGCCCCGTGGAGACCCGGTGGCTCTCGGGGAGGAACGCCCGGGAGGCCTTCGATTTCATCCGGGAGGAGGCCGCCCGCGGGCGTCAGGCCTTCGTCGTCTGCCCGCTGGTGGAGGAATCTTTGGAAAAAGGCCTCGCCGCCGCCACCGCGCGCTACGACGAACTCCGGGAGGGCCCCCTGGCCGAGTTGAGGCTCGGGCTGGTCCACGGTCGCCTGGATTCTTTGGAGAAGGAGAGGACGATGCGCTCCTTCGCCACCGGCAAACTGGACGTCTTGGTCGCCACCACGGTGGTGGAGGTGGGGATAGACGTGCCCAACGCCACGGTGATGGTGGTGGAGGAGGCCCAGCAGTTCGGCCTGTCGCAGCTGCACCAGCTCCGGGGCCGGGTGGCGAGAAGCCCGCACTCCGCCCGCTGTTACCTCGTCTCGGGGAGGGGGCTGACCGACGCGGCCAAACGGCGCCTGCGGGCGATGACCGAGACCGACGACGGCTTCCGCCTGGCCGAGCTGGACCTCGAGCTGCGCGGCCCAGGTGAGCTCCTCGGGACGCGGCAGCACGGTCTGCCCGACGTGGCCCTGGCCACGCTGGTCACCGACCGGAGGATGCTCGAGGAGGCCCGGGAAGCGGCCCGGCGCCTGCTCGAGGACGACCCGGAGCTGGAAAAACACCCCCGGCTCAAACGGCGCCTGGAATCGGTTTACGGCTCCGGCGACCTGGGGGTCGTGGCGTAG
- a CDS encoding clostripain-related cysteine peptidase: protein MKKLMLVLILLTLPLAALAESWTVMVWLNNQNNLKTYGWDDVNEMEDCNYSAYPDGVDVIVMVGWDPDNQTKLFHIETDPGGYASGGYGDIVSTEITGHGIWTGNVANMDDPQIFENFIQWVTDNYPADNYLLDAWDHGSGIFLEDETKDWIDRGMCSNLKIWQIEEALENVGEFIDVIGFDVCLGGQIENGYQYLGDVGICICSEDSEPGDGWDYQAFNIFEEDSSVTPEEIAARIVNDYLDFYGSGVTQAAQNVKNWSTVMEGDWADLCQSLFDNCYTYQDRITVARNSADYWNTPDDRDLYQFVEALAGDGSLPGDLHTKAAQVVADLEDYVLAGGMHNPIDSGDGMAVYFPANGSDHPNWATYTTLINFSDTLWDEFLEMYADPYPVQPVSIAFDSVVYDDSAGGNGDGKLDPGEAIEATITLLNDGTDTATSVAATLIIDDAYFTVTDASGDFGPIPPGGTASDTFRFSIGSFCPDHYYTYADLAITADGGYATEATFGIVVGVGFEDDVESGEDFWTHGGTGDQWHVSTEDAHSPTHSWKCGDTGSGGYGNGQNSWIKTCPIFVDADHDELSFWTRYDMESGYDFVYLDVSVDGGAWVQKDVFSGTNLEWTRKSYDFSPYTDDIVEVRFRFSSDGGLTLEGFYFDDVCVEEQTSDIGSVAFSGEAVDEGILLAWRPDNPAEITGVNVLREEKDGYVRLNETPLTGGRYLDLDVSPGSSYRYELEALGADGSRNLYGPIEVAGSGAGARVTRLEPCYPCPAVTFTTVPFTLATDGSVRIDVYDLAGRLVQTVARGEFAAGRHEVSWGTDGVANGVYLIRLAGGGTTATQRVVVSR from the coding sequence ATGAAGAAGCTGATGTTGGTCCTCATCCTCCTGACGCTGCCCCTGGCTGCGCTGGCCGAGTCCTGGACCGTCATGGTATGGCTCAACAACCAGAACAACCTGAAAACCTACGGCTGGGACGACGTCAACGAGATGGAGGACTGCAACTACAGCGCCTACCCCGACGGGGTGGACGTTATCGTGATGGTTGGATGGGACCCCGACAACCAAACCAAGCTTTTCCACATAGAAACCGACCCCGGCGGCTACGCCTCGGGCGGCTACGGGGACATCGTCTCCACTGAGATCACCGGCCACGGCATCTGGACCGGCAACGTGGCCAACATGGACGATCCCCAAATCTTCGAGAACTTCATCCAGTGGGTCACCGACAACTACCCCGCCGACAACTACCTCCTCGACGCCTGGGACCACGGCAGCGGCATCTTCCTGGAGGACGAGACCAAGGACTGGATAGACCGCGGGATGTGCAGCAACCTGAAAATCTGGCAGATCGAGGAGGCCCTGGAGAACGTCGGCGAGTTCATAGACGTCATCGGCTTCGACGTCTGTCTGGGCGGGCAGATAGAGAACGGCTACCAGTATCTGGGCGACGTGGGCATCTGCATCTGCAGCGAGGACTCGGAACCCGGCGACGGGTGGGATTACCAGGCGTTCAACATTTTCGAGGAGGACTCGAGCGTCACCCCGGAGGAGATAGCCGCCCGCATCGTCAACGATTACCTGGACTTCTACGGTTCCGGCGTGACCCAGGCCGCCCAGAACGTGAAGAACTGGTCCACCGTCATGGAAGGCGATTGGGCGGACCTCTGCCAGTCGCTCTTCGACAACTGCTACACCTACCAGGACCGGATAACCGTCGCCCGGAACTCCGCCGACTACTGGAACACGCCCGACGACCGCGACCTGTACCAGTTCGTGGAAGCCCTGGCGGGAGACGGTTCCCTGCCCGGCGATCTGCACACCAAGGCCGCGCAGGTCGTCGCCGACCTCGAGGACTACGTTCTCGCCGGCGGGATGCACAACCCCATTGACTCCGGCGACGGGATGGCCGTCTACTTCCCCGCGAACGGATCGGACCACCCGAACTGGGCCACCTACACCACCCTCATCAACTTCTCCGACACGCTGTGGGACGAATTTTTGGAAATGTACGCCGATCCCTACCCCGTGCAGCCGGTTTCCATCGCCTTCGATTCCGTCGTCTACGACGATTCCGCAGGCGGCAACGGCGACGGAAAGCTCGACCCCGGCGAGGCGATTGAAGCGACCATAACCCTGCTCAACGACGGCACGGACACCGCGACGAGCGTCGCCGCCACCCTCATCATTGATGACGCCTACTTCACCGTCACGGATGCGTCCGGCGACTTCGGCCCCATCCCCCCCGGTGGAACCGCCTCCGACACGTTCAGGTTCAGCATCGGCAGCTTCTGCCCCGACCACTACTACACCTACGCCGACCTGGCCATCACCGCCGACGGCGGCTACGCCACCGAGGCCACCTTCGGCATCGTCGTCGGGGTGGGCTTCGAGGACGACGTGGAGTCGGGCGAGGACTTCTGGACCCACGGCGGCACCGGCGACCAGTGGCACGTCTCCACCGAGGACGCGCACTCCCCCACCCACTCCTGGAAGTGCGGAGACACCGGCTCCGGCGGCTACGGCAACGGCCAGAATTCCTGGATCAAGACCTGCCCCATCTTCGTGGACGCGGACCACGACGAGCTGAGCTTCTGGACCAGATACGACATGGAATCGGGCTACGACTTCGTCTACCTCGACGTTTCGGTGGACGGGGGTGCCTGGGTCCAGAAGGACGTCTTCAGCGGGACGAACCTGGAATGGACCAGGAAGAGTTACGATTTCTCCCCCTACACGGACGATATCGTCGAGGTGCGGTTCCGCTTCTCCTCCGACGGCGGTCTTACCTTAGAGGGCTTCTACTTTGACGACGTCTGTGTGGAAGAGCAGACCTCGGACATCGGCTCCGTGGCCTTCTCCGGCGAGGCCGTGGACGAGGGGATCCTGCTCGCCTGGAGACCGGACAACCCGGCGGAAATCACGGGGGTGAACGTACTCCGCGAGGAAAAGGATGGCTACGTCCGGCTGAACGAAACTCCCCTGACCGGCGGACGCTACCTGGACCTCGATGTCTCACCCGGTTCGAGCTACCGCTACGAGCTGGAGGCGCTGGGCGCCGACGGCTCCAGGAACTTGTACGGCCCCATCGAGGTGGCCGGTTCGGGCGCCGGGGCGCGGGTCACGAGACTGGAGCCGTGCTACCCCTGCCCGGCCGTAACCTTCACCACGGTTCCCTTCACCCTGGCCACCGACGGGTCCGTCCGGATAGACGTGTACGACCTGGCCGGCCGCCTGGTACAGACCGTCGCCCGCGGTGAATTCGCGGCGGGTCGCCACGAGGTCTCCTGGGGGACCGACGGCGTCGCCAACGGCGTTTACCTGATCCGCCTGGCGGGCGGAGGGACGACGGCGACGCAGCGGGTAGTCGTCTCCCGGTAA
- a CDS encoding NYN domain-containing protein — protein MKVALFVDGVNMFYAQKKLGWHLDYKRILHYFIPDPEDLYNAFYYTGVQNPTEAKEENFLNALTMMGYTVRRKKVKVIFDLDSGEEIRKANLDTEMVVDMFNTVENYQRAIIFSGDSDFERALELLRTRGKEVIVVSTRGMVAIELINSADRYYDLQYLREEFEKLPGT, from the coding sequence ATGAAGGTCGCTCTCTTCGTGGACGGCGTCAACATGTTCTACGCCCAGAAGAAGCTGGGCTGGCACCTGGACTATAAACGCATCCTCCACTACTTCATCCCCGATCCCGAGGACCTGTACAACGCCTTTTACTACACCGGCGTGCAGAACCCCACCGAAGCCAAGGAGGAAAACTTCCTCAACGCGCTGACCATGATGGGTTACACCGTGCGGCGCAAGAAGGTGAAGGTCATCTTCGACCTGGATTCCGGGGAGGAGATACGCAAGGCCAACCTTGACACCGAGATGGTCGTGGACATGTTCAACACGGTGGAGAACTACCAGCGCGCGATCATCTTCTCGGGCGACTCCGACTTCGAGCGGGCCCTGGAGCTGTTGCGCACCCGGGGCAAGGAGGTCATCGTCGTCTCGACCCGCGGGATGGTGGCCATCGAGCTCATCAACTCGGCGGACCGCTACTACGACCTGCAGTACCTGCGCGAGGAGTTCGAGAAGCTGCCGGGCACCTAG
- a CDS encoding ABC transporter permease, whose amino-acid sequence MTEAVAFWAVLRKDLRAYYFKPPNISWGLIFPLAWTLMFFLRSGGDVDIAHLLPGVTAMSVLFGTTSMLAVTITFERRSASFDRLLMAPLTLETLMLAKLGGAVLFGVLNSAVPLTAGLLLADVGPVRWLVVVPAVLLTAFGSALVGLFVAVSVSEVFEAQTFSNFLRFPMVFLCGLFIPLSSLPGWLRPLSYTLPVTYGVDALRDGLGGAAYIPLWLDFTALAGFCTLLFLLSLRNIRRRWIL is encoded by the coding sequence GTGACTGAGGCCGTAGCTTTCTGGGCGGTCCTGCGGAAGGACCTGCGGGCCTACTACTTCAAACCGCCTAACATAAGCTGGGGCCTGATCTTCCCCCTGGCCTGGACGCTCATGTTCTTCCTGCGCTCCGGCGGCGATGTGGACATCGCCCACCTTCTGCCGGGGGTCACGGCGATGAGCGTGCTCTTCGGCACCACCTCGATGCTGGCCGTCACCATCACCTTCGAGCGCAGGTCCGCCTCCTTCGACCGCCTGCTCATGGCCCCGCTTACCTTGGAGACGCTGATGTTGGCCAAGCTGGGTGGGGCGGTCCTATTCGGTGTGCTAAACTCCGCCGTCCCGTTGACCGCAGGGCTGCTTCTGGCCGACGTCGGTCCGGTGCGATGGCTCGTCGTCGTCCCTGCGGTGCTCCTCACCGCCTTCGGTTCCGCCCTGGTCGGCCTCTTCGTCGCCGTCAGCGTGAGCGAGGTCTTCGAGGCCCAAACCTTCTCAAACTTCCTGCGCTTCCCCATGGTCTTTCTCTGCGGCCTCTTCATCCCGCTCAGCAGTCTGCCCGGCTGGCTGCGGCCGCTTTCCTACACCCTGCCGGTAACCTATGGGGTCGACGCCCTGCGCGACGGCCTGGGCGGTGCGGCCTACATCCCACTCTGGTTGGATTTCACCGCCCTGGCCGGCTTCTGTACCCTCCTCTTCCTCCTGAGCCTGCGCAACATCCGCCGCAGGTGGATACTCTGA
- a CDS encoding ABC transporter ATP-binding protein, with translation MTDVPAVRVRGLVKRFGDVTAVDGADFDVFPGEVFGFLGPNGAGKTTTIKMLTGLARPDAGRIHYYGEEYTRRIKAAQHLFGVVPDTSSLYPELTGRDNLEFCAALYGVEREERRRRAGELLAAFDLEKAADRRFSGYSRGMGRRLAIAAALIHRPRLLFLDEPTTGVDVPNAREIRRLLSGLSQMGTTIFLTTHYIEEAERLCDRVAFIVEGRIVRCDTVDKLLEELRGRRSLELELDTVPAGLVEKLRRRFPGLEWESRAGNRLCLHSTDEMDLTPLAAFLAEHGRRLLEAQRLRRSLEEVFVRVTGVEAGRLRLEKGGRRD, from the coding sequence ATGACTGACGTCCCCGCAGTCCGGGTCCGGGGCCTCGTCAAACGCTTCGGCGACGTTACCGCCGTCGACGGCGCGGATTTCGACGTGTTCCCCGGAGAGGTCTTCGGTTTTCTGGGGCCCAACGGCGCCGGCAAGACGACCACAATAAAGATGCTCACCGGCCTGGCGCGACCCGACGCCGGGCGCATTCATTATTATGGGGAGGAATACACAAGGCGCATCAAGGCCGCCCAGCACCTTTTCGGCGTCGTGCCCGACACGAGCAGCCTCTACCCCGAGCTGACCGGACGTGACAACCTGGAGTTCTGCGCCGCCCTCTACGGCGTCGAGCGTGAAGAGCGGCGTCGCAGGGCCGGCGAGCTCCTGGCGGCCTTCGACCTCGAGAAGGCCGCCGACCGGCGTTTCTCCGGTTACTCCCGCGGGATGGGCCGCCGGCTCGCCATCGCCGCCGCCCTCATCCACAGGCCGAGGCTGCTCTTTTTAGACGAGCCCACCACCGGCGTCGACGTGCCCAACGCCCGTGAAATCCGCCGCCTCCTCTCCGGGCTCTCCCAGATGGGGACGACCATCTTCCTCACCACACACTACATTGAAGAAGCCGAACGCCTCTGCGACCGGGTGGCCTTCATCGTCGAGGGGCGTATCGTGCGGTGCGACACCGTGGACAAGCTACTGGAGGAGCTGCGGGGGCGCCGCAGCCTGGAGCTGGAGCTGGACACCGTGCCGGCGGGTCTGGTGGAGAAACTGCGCAGGCGGTTCCCCGGTCTGGAATGGGAGTCCAGGGCGGGCAACCGCCTTTGCCTGCACTCCACCGACGAAATGGACCTGACGCCCCTGGCGGCCTTCCTCGCCGAGCACGGCCGAAGGCTGCTCGAGGCGCAGCGGTTACGCCGGAGCCTGGAGGAGGTCTTCGTCCGGGTCACCGGCGTCGAGGCCGGGCGGCTGCGACTCGAGAAGGGAGGTCGCCGTGACTGA
- the priA gene encoding primosomal protein N': MGTDDGQLYVEVALNLELRRTLTYSLPPGMRAEPGARVHVPLRGATALGFVVEVLDQPPGGMDPAAIQPVKGVLDDRSLFDEKRLTLGRWLADYYSEPPGVTLDAMLPVGSRTRRMYGYGPTGPPLDLGGTVAEIWNRLQDGPINRRRLIHGLGKGAGAELDRLVAEGHLRTWDEPAAPPVTAKEGLAVRLIADPPELGDFGKKSPAGARALAYLISHTAGRDAVWAADACRSAEVGYSTLHALEKKKLVELFPVERLDEGDPAPPPRHRLTDEQDRALERITASLGGYSAFLLDGVTGSGKTEVYLRATEACLAGDRSVIVLVPEIALTAQLMRLFRRWFGDGVALLHSRQGFAQRRSEWLRLYEGKARVALGPRSAVFAPVRNLGLVVMDEEHEDAYKQQEQPRYHAREVAAKRCRIEGATLVLGSATPSVWTAQLVLEERIERLRLTERVDGASFPTVQLVDVRGRPRDQLVPTELLEALNHEIGKGRQAIILLNRRGFATQVRCETCGYIPLCPGCGIPLVLHEPGGELRCHHCGHREVKPKACPSCGDPDALGIFGAGTQRVEHELVRQLPFARVVRLDTDAATGAAGHEKVLSRFASGQADILLGTQMVAKGLHFPKVTLVGVLRADAGLAVPDFRAAERTFNLLSQVIGRAGRGVWPGRAILAAHAPEHYAVRAAVRSDYDLFLTEELRQRRIGNWPPFVRLASLVFSAEKPDAALATAEKTKHAVLSAFVESGYDERLVQLLGPAPAPLQRLAGRWRFQLLVKASSGAALSRGVETALRTGGGGGAVRLTVDVDPVSLM, encoded by the coding sequence ATGGGCACCGATGACGGACAGCTCTACGTCGAGGTCGCGCTGAACCTGGAGCTCCGGCGGACCCTCACCTACTCCCTGCCGCCGGGGATGCGGGCCGAACCGGGCGCGCGGGTTCACGTTCCGCTCCGGGGCGCGACAGCCCTGGGTTTCGTCGTGGAAGTCCTTGACCAACCACCGGGGGGAATGGACCCCGCCGCGATCCAGCCCGTGAAAGGGGTGTTGGACGACCGGTCGCTCTTCGACGAAAAGCGGCTCACCCTGGGCCGCTGGCTGGCCGATTACTACTCGGAGCCCCCGGGCGTCACGCTGGACGCCATGCTCCCCGTCGGGTCCCGCACGCGCCGGATGTACGGCTACGGCCCGACCGGGCCGCCACTGGACCTGGGGGGGACCGTCGCCGAAATCTGGAATCGGCTCCAGGACGGCCCCATCAACAGACGCAGGTTGATCCACGGTCTGGGGAAGGGGGCGGGGGCGGAGTTGGACCGCCTGGTCGCCGAGGGCCATCTGCGTACCTGGGACGAGCCGGCGGCGCCGCCGGTCACCGCGAAGGAGGGCCTCGCCGTCCGATTGATCGCCGACCCGCCGGAGCTGGGGGATTTTGGGAAAAAGTCACCCGCCGGGGCCCGCGCCCTGGCGTACCTCATCTCCCACACCGCGGGCCGGGACGCCGTCTGGGCCGCCGACGCCTGCCGGTCGGCCGAGGTCGGCTACTCCACCCTCCACGCCCTGGAAAAGAAAAAACTGGTGGAGCTCTTCCCCGTGGAGCGGTTGGATGAGGGGGACCCCGCCCCGCCGCCGCGCCACCGGCTCACCGACGAGCAGGACCGGGCCCTGGAGAGGATTACCGCCTCGCTGGGCGGCTACAGCGCCTTCCTCCTCGACGGCGTGACCGGCTCCGGGAAGACCGAGGTTTACCTCCGGGCGACGGAGGCGTGCCTGGCCGGGGACCGGAGCGTCATCGTGCTGGTGCCCGAGATAGCCCTGACGGCCCAACTGATGCGCCTGTTCCGCCGGTGGTTCGGGGACGGGGTCGCCCTGTTGCACTCGCGGCAGGGGTTCGCCCAGCGCCGCTCGGAGTGGCTGCGTCTTTACGAGGGAAAGGCCAGGGTGGCCCTGGGGCCGCGCTCCGCCGTGTTCGCCCCGGTGAGGAACCTCGGCCTGGTGGTGATGGACGAGGAGCACGAGGACGCCTACAAGCAGCAGGAGCAGCCCCGGTACCACGCCCGGGAGGTCGCGGCCAAGCGGTGCCGGATCGAGGGGGCGACACTGGTGCTGGGCAGCGCCACCCCCAGCGTCTGGACGGCACAGTTGGTTCTGGAGGAGAGGATCGAGCGGCTCCGGCTCACGGAGCGGGTGGACGGGGCGAGCTTCCCCACGGTCCAACTGGTGGACGTGCGCGGCCGGCCCCGCGACCAGCTCGTGCCGACCGAGCTACTGGAGGCGCTCAACCACGAGATAGGGAAGGGGCGGCAGGCGATAATCCTCCTCAACCGCCGCGGTTTCGCCACACAGGTCCGGTGTGAGACCTGCGGCTACATCCCCCTCTGCCCGGGCTGCGGCATACCCCTTGTGCTCCACGAGCCGGGCGGCGAGCTGCGCTGCCACCACTGCGGGCACCGGGAGGTCAAACCGAAGGCATGCCCCTCCTGCGGCGATCCGGACGCCCTGGGGATATTCGGCGCGGGCACCCAGCGGGTGGAACATGAGCTGGTCCGCCAGCTTCCCTTCGCCCGGGTGGTCCGGCTGGACACGGACGCCGCGACCGGGGCCGCGGGCCACGAGAAGGTGCTCTCCCGCTTCGCCTCCGGTCAGGCCGATATCCTGTTGGGCACGCAGATGGTGGCCAAGGGGCTGCACTTCCCGAAAGTGACGCTGGTGGGCGTCCTGCGGGCCGACGCCGGACTGGCCGTCCCCGATTTCCGCGCCGCCGAGCGAACCTTCAACCTTCTCTCCCAGGTCATCGGCCGGGCCGGACGGGGGGTCTGGCCGGGGAGGGCGATTCTGGCCGCCCACGCGCCCGAGCACTACGCCGTACGGGCCGCGGTTCGGAGCGATTACGACCTCTTCCTCACCGAGGAGCTGAGGCAGCGCCGCATCGGCAACTGGCCCCCCTTCGTCCGCCTGGCTTCGCTCGTATTCTCGGCGGAGAAGCCGGACGCCGCCCTGGCAACGGCGGAGAAAACGAAACACGCCGTCCTGTCCGCATTCGTGGAGAGCGGCTACGACGAGCGGCTGGTGCAGCTCCTCGGCCCGGCCCCGGCGCCGTTGCAGCGGCTGGCGGGGCGCTGGCGGTTCCAGCTTCTGGTCAAGGCCTCAAGCGGGGCGGCGCTCTCCCGGGGGGTGGAGACGGCCTTGCGGACGGGTGGGGGCGGCGGCGCGGTACGGCTGACCGTGGACGTGGACCCGGTATCCCTGATGTAG